Proteins from one Malaya genurostris strain Urasoe2022 chromosome 2, Malgen_1.1, whole genome shotgun sequence genomic window:
- the LOC131429287 gene encoding UDP-glucosyltransferase 2-like translates to MDRKVLVVQQKHSVRLEVDGVHIKPNFEIRSGSVIEVIGMKCIRTWIALVIVVLSGGSRAARILAIFPVPAKSHQIVFGALIEGLLERGHHLTVMSPDPFKTNNPNITQIDWNYAYKVIESASDVAKTTQERWSSLKVVEQMLLVTKLFTEAELNHPTVKAMIQNRSEQFDAVIVECFQITPFHAFAELYNVPLIGITSIDAIAIAHGTVGNVANAIANPEANNKFGTDMTFWQRIETFIGMLVLNFYLFPREFAKYDKIIEQYFGSNMTKSEQLMSRIDFLMVNAEPALGFVRPIAPASVQLGFLHVKPPKALPSEFQQYLDRSSRGVIYFSLGTLIRTTTLNQRNVQLFLDVFRSLPYEVLWKCDGQIDLNGVRNVRLVSWLPQQDVLGVITVSTGTNIDINLTEQSGAVNPIIQNISYHQRTRQLSSYL, encoded by the exons ATGGATAGAAAGGTCCTCGTAGTACAACAGAAACACTCCGTACGCCTTGAAGTCGATGGCGTCCATATAAAACCAAACTTTGAGATCCGATCAGGCTCAGTTATTGAAGTTATCGGAATGAAGTGCATACGGACATGGATAGCCCTTGTAATAGTTGTTTTGTCGGGAGGTTCGCGAGCTGCacgaattttagcaattttcccGGTACCTGCGAAAAGTCACCAGATAGTCTTCGGTGCGTTGATTGAAGGTTTGCTGGAACGAGGACACCATTTAACAGTGATGAGCCCAGATCCTTTCAAAACGAACAATCCCAACATAACGCAAATTGACTGGAACTACGCTTACAAAGTGATTGAGAGTGCATCCGATGTGGCGAAGACTACCCAAGAAAGATGGAGCTCTCTGAAGGTGGTAGAACAAATGCTGCTAGTTACGAAGCTATTTACGGAGGCAGAGTTGAATCATCCCACGGTGAAAGCCATGATCCAGAATAGAAGCGAACAGTTCGATGCTGTAATCGTTGAGTGCTTCCAAATAACACCGTTTCATGCTTTTGCCGAATTATACAACGTTCCCTTGATCGGAATAACATCCATCGATGCAATTGCCATAGCTCATGGAACCGTTGGTAATGTCGCTAATGCCATTGCGAATCCAGAGGCAAATAACAAATTCGGCACCGACATGACATTTTGGCAACGGATTGAAACATTTATCGGTATGCTAGTTTTGAACTTCTACCTGTTTCCACGGGAATTCGCTAAATACGACAAAATTATCGAACAGTATTTCGGTAGCAATATGACGAAGTCGGAGCAGCTGATGAGCCGAATTGACTTTCTGATGGTCAATGCGGAGCCGGCGCTAGGCTTTGTTCGACCAATCGCTCCGGCCTCTGTACAGTTGGGATTTTTACACGTTAAACCACCCAAAGCCTTACCCTCGGAGTTCCAGCAATATCTGGACCGTTCTAGTCGAGGAgtgatttatttcagtttgggaACGCTCATCCGAACTACAACGCTAAACCAAAGGAACGTGCAACTGTTTCTGGATGTGTTCCGATCGTTACCGTACGAGGTCCTGTGGAAGTGTGACGGACAGATCGATCTGAACGGAGTGCGTAACGTACGGCTGGTATCGTGGTTGCCGCAGCAGGATGTGCTAG GCGTTATTACGGTGAGCACGGGGACGAACATTGATATTAACCTCACGGAGCAAAGCGGGGCAGTCAATCCTATCATTCAAAATATCAGCTATCATCAAAGAACGCGACAGCTCTCGTCGTACTTGTAG